Proteins encoded together in one Bactrocera neohumeralis isolate Rockhampton chromosome 4, APGP_CSIRO_Bneo_wtdbg2-racon-allhic-juicebox.fasta_v2, whole genome shotgun sequence window:
- the LOC126755760 gene encoding uncharacterized protein LOC126755760: MDFSFPIDTSSPENITPRQRDGEEMSQFHIAEPHSQRMATQLQLNISGDTASVLQKILESLGRIESRQEDMIKRQEDMINRLSAVESALAKKMPERAEIQAQGQLLRECKVLSAKTHRSVSRITGEGVSEEQTLLQSLFPMSSEETLLKVEEHLTLQTYSDAITAIILNIKFTKDSIEKVMQSLFSDELVWLYNYEGKAGKKALNKLRIVDIILAAFVNVQDKKILAVRRFVSLSHNRYKHIKRNMRN, from the exons ATGGATTTTTCTTTCCCAATTGACACCTCTTCCCCGGAGAACATTACTCCACGGCAGCGAGATG GAGAAGAAATGAGCCAATTTCATATCGCCGAGCCCCATTCGCAGCGTATGGCCACCCAACTCCAACTTAATATAAGTGGGGATACTGCGTCGGTACTGCAGAAAATCCTTGAAAGCCTTGGTAGGATAGAATCTCGGCAAGAAGACATGATAAAACGTCAAGAAGACATGATAAATCGGTTATCAGCTGTAGAAAGCGCTCTTGCTAAGAAG atgCCAGAACGTGCGGAGATCCAAGCACAAGGTCAATTGTTGCGGGAGTGTAAGGTGCTCTCGGCAAAAACCCACCGCAGTGTAAGCCGCATCACTGGCGAAGGAGTGAGCGAGGAGCAGACTCTGTTGCAAAGCTTGTTCCCAATGTCGTCAGAGGAAACATTGCTGAAGGTGGAGGAGCACCTTACACTCCAAACTTACTCTGACGCTATT acGGCCAttattctaaatataaaatttaccaaGGACTCGATAGAGAAGGTGATGCAGTCCTTATTTAGTGACGAGTTGGTGTGGCTGTATAACTACGAAGGAAAAGCTGGAAAAAAGGCCCTAAACAAATTAAGAATAGTGGATATCATTCTCG ctGCATTTGTAAATGTgcaagataaaaaaattttagctgtAAGACGTTTTGTCAGTTTAAGCCATAATAGATATAAGCATATAAAACGTAATATGAGGAACTAG